A stretch of Leptospira andrefontaineae DNA encodes these proteins:
- a CDS encoding CapA family protein yields MRFFRKHFISSISVLLYFPILFVFYCAGIPENSSGSEKPAEAQTSIVDKIETQIEKLFGNEEDPELVKVLLGGDVMFNWGIRDTIKSKGELAPVKGLKSVFETADLRVLNLETPVVSEKSWDHGKAYVFQAKESDLESMSFLGVDLVSLGNNHAMDHGPEGLEETLKFLNDRKIASIGAGKNLEFAFRPWIWEGKDTTLRIYSATNVAEGRSHYAGQTPGVMPLDPELILKKFQIEKFQLNSLRTSKRDKKNKAISVGKQFRILSLHWGVEYSPFPTIEQRKIAKTLADGGLDIIVGHHPHIPQGIEKIGNTIVFYSLGNLIFGSRNAYLNHNLIVILHIKKSKLVNIELVPIFGKFQNEDHLVRPLEGKEAENFLKEVAVLSQDLGTKIRIDGGRGWVELD; encoded by the coding sequence ATGCGGTTTTTTCGAAAACACTTCATTTCCTCGATTTCGGTCCTTCTCTATTTTCCGATTTTATTCGTATTTTACTGCGCTGGAATTCCTGAAAATTCTTCCGGTTCCGAAAAACCTGCGGAAGCACAGACAAGCATAGTAGATAAGATTGAAACCCAAATTGAAAAATTATTTGGAAATGAAGAAGATCCTGAACTAGTAAAGGTCCTGCTCGGTGGGGATGTAATGTTTAACTGGGGTATCCGGGATACGATCAAATCTAAAGGAGAATTGGCCCCAGTTAAAGGCCTTAAATCCGTTTTTGAAACTGCAGACCTCAGAGTATTAAATTTAGAAACTCCAGTAGTATCCGAAAAAAGTTGGGACCATGGCAAGGCATACGTTTTCCAAGCGAAAGAATCCGATCTGGAAAGTATGAGCTTCTTAGGAGTGGATCTTGTCTCTCTTGGTAATAATCATGCAATGGATCATGGCCCGGAAGGATTGGAAGAAACTTTAAAGTTTTTAAATGATAGAAAGATCGCATCTATCGGCGCTGGAAAAAATTTAGAATTTGCTTTTCGTCCTTGGATTTGGGAAGGGAAGGATACAACTCTTAGAATTTATTCTGCTACGAATGTTGCAGAGGGTAGATCCCACTATGCAGGACAAACTCCCGGTGTTATGCCTTTGGACCCGGAACTAATCTTAAAAAAGTTTCAGATAGAAAAATTCCAACTGAATTCATTACGAACTTCTAAAAGAGATAAAAAAAATAAGGCGATATCTGTCGGAAAACAATTCAGAATACTTTCTCTTCATTGGGGAGTGGAATATTCTCCTTTTCCAACGATCGAACAGAGGAAGATCGCAAAAACTTTGGCTGATGGTGGATTAGATATTATAGTAGGACATCATCCTCATATTCCCCAAGGGATCGAGAAGATCGGGAACACAATCGTATTTTATTCTCTGGGAAATCTGATCTTCGGAAGTAGGAATGCCTACTTAAATCATAATTTAATCGTAATACTTCATATTAAAAAAAGCAAATTGGTCAATATCGAACTTGTTCCTATTTTCGGAAAGTTCCAAAACGAAGATCATTTGGTCAGACCTCTTGAAGGAAAGGAAGCAGAGAATTTTTTAAAAGAAGTTGCGGTACTTTCCCAAGACTTGGGTACTAAGATTCGGATCGATGGAGGCAGAGGTTGGGTAGAATTGGACTAA
- a CDS encoding type II toxin-antitoxin system VapC family toxin: MSYLIDTDIIIYSLKEVPIVRQNFLNRKNSIKSVSVITYGELIFGAQKSTYKERNLATVRRIAELFPVIELTEGIMETYGELKATQQKKGNTIEDFDLLIGSTALYLNYTLVTNNERHFQKIPGLRIENWANIA; the protein is encoded by the coding sequence ATGAGCTATTTGATTGATACTGATATTATCATCTATAGCTTAAAAGAAGTTCCCATTGTTCGGCAAAATTTTTTGAACCGTAAGAACTCTATCAAATCGGTTTCCGTAATCACTTACGGAGAATTGATCTTTGGAGCACAGAAGTCGACTTACAAAGAAAGAAATCTGGCAACGGTCCGAAGAATTGCAGAACTTTTTCCGGTGATAGAATTGACCGAAGGAATTATGGAAACCTATGGAGAACTCAAGGCTACTCAACAGAAAAAAGGAAATACGATAGAAGACTTTGATCTACTCATCGGATCCACGGCTTTATATTTGAACTATACCTTAGTTACGAATAACGAAAGGCATTTCCAAAAAATTCCAGGATTGAGGATCGAAAACTGGGCTAACATAGCTTAG